A section of the Triticum dicoccoides isolate Atlit2015 ecotype Zavitan chromosome 7A, WEW_v2.0, whole genome shotgun sequence genome encodes:
- the LOC119330874 gene encoding putative anthocyanidin reductase, with protein MAKNCRKRQPSSSSHHSRFYLHPAAMAEVGNGAGSGGRGIRVCVTGGAGFIGSWLVRKLLQAGYTVHATLRSIGDEGKAGLLRRLVPGGGPPEQLVLFEADLFDAASFAPAIAGCQFVFLVANPSAHEAADSKYKTSAEAAADGVCVILRLCAQSKTVKRVIHTASVTAASPLTKSSSAVTAVYSDFISESCWTLLDVDYPLRSVHFDKYIESKVLSEKELLSYNDGESPAFEVVTLSLGLVGGDTVLSHLPETVESMVAPVTKQDPYFMLPRILQRLLGSVPLVHVDDVCAALIFCMEQPSISGRFLCAAAYPTTLDILDHYSSKYPHLEVLRETDEVARVHPERSKLWELGFRYKYGVEEILDESIDCAVRLGSLDASKLIVQQE; from the exons ATGGCGAAGAACTGCCGGAAGCGGCAGCCCAGCTCCTCCTCACATCACAGCAGGTTCTATCTCCACCCAGCAGCAATGGCGGAAGTGGGGAACGGCGCGGGCAGTGGCGGGCGCGGCATCCGGGTGTGCGTCACCGGCGGCGCCGGGTTCATCGGCTCCTGGCTCGTCAGGAAGCTGCTCCAGGCAGGCTACACCGTCCACGCCACCCTGCGGAGCATCG GGGACGAGGGGAAAGCGGGGCTGCTGCGGCGGCTCGTCCCCGGCGGCGGGCCGCCGGAGCAGCTGGTGCTGTTCGAGGCCGACCTCTTCGACGCCGCCAGCTTCGCGCCGGCCATCGCCGGCTGCCAGTTCGTTTTCCTCGTCGCCAACCCCTCCGCGCACGAGGCCGCCGACTCCAAG TACAAGACTTCGGCGGAAGCCGCGGCGGATGGGGTGTGCGTCATCCTCCGGCTATGCGCGCAATCTAAGACAGTGAAGCGCGTCATCCACACCGCATCGGTGACGGCTGCTTCGCCGCTGACAAAGTCCTCCAGCGCCGTGACCGCGGTGTACAGCGATTTCATCTCTGAATCTTGTTGGACTCTGCTGGATGTCGATTACCCTCTCCGGAGCGTGCATTTCGAT AAGTACATAGAGTCCAAGGTCCTGTCAGAGAAGGAGCTCCTCAGCTACAACGACGGCGAGAGCCCGGCGTTCGAGGTGGTCACCCTGTCGCTGGGCCTCGTCGGGGGCGACACGGTGCTCAGCCACCTCCCAGAGACGGTGGAGAGCATGGTGGCCCCGGTAACCAAGCAAGATCCCTACTTCATGCTGCCGAGGATCCTGCAGAGGCTGCTGGGCTCGGTGCCGCTGGTGCACGTCGACGACGTCTGCGCTGCGCTCATCTTCTGCATGGAGCAGCCCTCCATCTCCGGCCGGTTCCTCTGTGCCGCCGCCTACCCGACGACCCTCGACATCCTAGACCACTACAGCAGCAAGTACCCCCACCTTGAAGTCCTCAGAGA GACTGATGAAGTAGCCAGGGTGCACCCCGAGAGGAGCAAGCTTTGGGAACTGGGCTTCAGGTACAAGTACGGGGTTGAGGAGATACTAGACGAAAGCATCGACTGTGCTGTGAGGCTGGGCTCCCTGGATGCATCCAAGCTCATCGTCCAGCAGGAGTGA